One Bombus fervidus isolate BK054 chromosome 2, iyBomFerv1, whole genome shotgun sequence DNA segment encodes these proteins:
- the Aay gene encoding phosphoserine phosphatase translates to MANPNELRSIWRNADAITFDVDSTVIQEEGIDELAKFCGKENDVIALTNRAMQGDLTYRQSLVERLNIIKPSFMQIKQLLTSRPLKLSPGIKTLITALQIRKKQVFLISGGFRSLIAPIATCLDIPLENVFANRLKFYYTGEYAGFDEDQPTAINGGKAKIIEQLKNEKGFTTVVHIGDGATDLETISVVDLFIGYGGNVIRESVKQQSLWYITDFNELVNIL, encoded by the exons ATGGCTAATCCAAATGAATTAAGATCTATATGGAGGAACGCCGATGCCATTACCTTCGATGTCGATTCGACTGTGATACAAGAGGAAGGAATTGATGAACTTGCAAAGTTTTGTGGAAAAGAAAACGATGTTATTGCGTT AACAAATCGGGCTATGCAAGGAGATCTGACATATCGACAGTCTTTGGTTGAGAggttgaatattataaaaccaAGCTTTATGCAAATAAAGCAACTTCTGACCTCACGTCCATTAAAACTTTCACCTGGAATTaa aacACTGATAACAGCTCTACAAATTCGTAAAAAGCAAGTATTTTTGATATCCGGTGGATTTCGTTCTTTAATTGCACCAATTGCCACATGTCTTGATATTCcattagaaaatgtttttgCAAACAGActtaaattctattatacaG GAGAATATGCAGGATTTGATGAAGATCAACCTACTGCAATAAATGGTGGGAAAGCAAAAATAATAGAGCAactcaaaaatgaaaaaggattTACAACCGTTGTTCATATTGGTGATGGAGCAACAGATTTAGAAACTATTTCAGTAGTAGACCTATTTATAG GATATGGAGGGAATGTAATCAGAGAGAGCGTAAAACAGCAATCATTATGGTATATTACTGATTTTAATGAACTTGTCAATATTTTGTAA
- the LOC139992232 gene encoding uncharacterized protein isoform X2, which yields MEGHSYVSCIKINGIPILPPMITEDIKQEISNYKKSAINIEKKLNVLHIAKECNNSDIYIGKVTKESRDIKFKKRVHGSRENLISSEYKNINYNETNTVDRNNVPIEIFESSNDNLEKTLQSSKNLNMECKSENQVNLAPGTVSKSKSITANVDRDRCLNETASIESTSTETISDIWKPQVPKTLNIIPLTLNNTTCNGDRDCQESNFDNLGDTPKLVRQGSYVLDTPSPILLAHMQMELATSACAPCSEYVPTSYGNTNQQKEWNVTQAKIEWEYEPENKESVPIRNSNRKTNRKMCKSVSLQTQPESSFVMCPSTKSADCIQTMLAKECINRSDIQINHNEKYIVDNNNEKIERLQTWNKYNSSCTFNPVCKLGGSLEDLNEHNSIYATNNLMAKFSKNTDIDNPIPKLKSTIASDKLLTVYKKVQEMHKNQMAELVFRQHREQTLLQKEFEKQQLLLLTEIKKSFPKISVSLLSENILSPAFNDENNMQNVRTLKNNLEQKNEVEYSQDNKTNITSCPLNYIYPEVNYDNAPCSTRYSYTAQSSETEPSVNINNSLTRTNGRNTEMQSNDVNYKKRLLEEGETSKRSNVSRELFPLDSKTTHVPVLERTIYETKHIKAVNVINAYARGYLVRRMMRTERVIALKNTYKEALHCMLKLHVDAPLNRSEFNFLHRLQLQCDAASMNIVELFAQNPQKRTQVIAQDREIKKSRIERPSSARSYSFATQRTLARKKLKEYDSA from the exons ATGGAAGGTCATTCATATGTATCATGTATCAAGATTAATGGAATTCCTATTTTACCACCAATG aTAACTGAAGATATTAAACAGGAAATATCCAATTATAAGAAAAGtgcaataaatatagaaaaaaagttGAATGTTTTACACATTGCTAAAGAATGTAATAATAGTGATATTTATATAGGAAAAGTTACAAAAGAATCAAgggatataaaatttaaaaaaagagttCATGGTTCAAGagagaatttaatttcttctgaatacaaaaatattaattataatgaaaCTAATACTGTGGATAGAAACAATGTTCcaatagaaatttttgaaagCTCTAATGACAATTTAGAAAAAACATTACAGTctagtaaaaatttaaacatggAATGTAAGTCTGAAAATCAGGTAAATTTGGCTCCTGGTACTGTTTCAAAATCAAAATCAATAACTGCTAACGTTGATAGAGATCGCTGCTTAAATGAAACAGCTTCAATAGAATCTACTAGTACAGAAACAATATCAGATATTTGGAAACCACAAGTGCctaaaacattaaatattattccatTAACACTGAATAACACTACATGTAACGGAGATAGAGATTGTCAAGAaagtaattttgataatttaggAGATACTCCTAAATTAGTACGTCAAGGTTCCTATGTGTTAGACACTCCAAGTCCAATATTATTAGCACACATGCAAATGGAACTTGCTACTTCAGCTTGTGCTCCATGTTCAGAATATGTTCCAACATCTTACGGGAATACGAACCAACAAAAAGAATGGAATGTTACACAAGCTAAAATTGAATGGGAGTACGAAcctgaaaataaagaatctgTTCCTATAAGAAACTCTAATCGTAAAACTAATCGTAAAATGTGCAAGTCCGTTTCTTTACAAACGCAACCGGAATCTTCTTTTGTAATGTGTCCATCGACAAAGTCTGCGGATTGTATTCAAACGATGTTAGCTAAAGAGTGTATTAATAGAAGTGATATACAAATTAATCATAATGAAAAGTATATTGTAGATAATAACAatgaaaagatagaaagattACAAACATGGAACAAGTATAATAGCTCTTGCACTTTTAATCCAGTATGTAAACTTGGTGGTTCCTTGGAAGATCTAAATGAGCACAATAGCATTTATGCAACTAATAATTTGATggcaaaattttcaaaaaatacagATATAGATAATCCAATCCCTAAATTGAAATCTACTATTGCATCTGATAAACTTCTAACAGTTTACAAAAAGGTACAAGAGATGCATAAGAATCAGATGGCTGAATTAGTGTTTCGTCAACACAGAGAACAAACATTACTACAAAAGGAATTTGAAAAACAACAGTTACTTTTATTGACTGAGATTAAAAAATCCTTTCCAAAAATTTCAGTTTCTTTGCTCTCTGAAAATATCTTGTCTCCTGCTTTTAATGATGAAAACAATATGCAAAATGTtagaacattaaaaaataatctagAACAAAAGAATGAAGTAGAATATTCACAAGATAATAAGACGAACATAACTTCCTGTccattgaattatatttatcctGAAGTAAATTATGATAATGCTCCTTGTTCTACTAGATATTCATATACAGCTCAATCATCAGAAACAGAACCCTCAGTCAACATTAATAATTCTCTGACAAGAACAAATGGAAGAAATACAGAGATGCAATCAAATGatgtaaattacaaaaaaagatTATTAGAGGAGGGTGAAACAAGTAAACGTTCAAACGTTAGTCGAGAATTATTTCCTTTAGATAGCAAAACTACTCATGTACCAGTCCTTGAGAGGACAATATATGAAACTAAACAT ATTAAAGCAGTAAATGTAATAAACGCATATGCAAGAGGGTATTTAGTACGTAGAATGATGCGAACCGAACGTGTGATCGCTTTAAAAAACACATACAAAGAAGCTTTACATTGCATGCTTAAACTTCATGTTGATGCACCTCTCAATCGTTCAGAATTTAACTTTTTACATCGGCTTCAATTACAg TGTGACGCAGCTTCTATGAATATAGTGGAGTTATTTGCCCAAAATCCCCAGAAAAGAACGCAAGTAATAGCGCAAGatcgtgaaattaaaaaatcccgTATAGAACGTCCATCATCTGCAAGATCATACTCGTTTGCAACTCAACGGACTTTAGCCAGGAAAAAACTGAAGGAGTATGACTCTGCATA G
- the Mau2 gene encoding mau2 sister chromatid cohesion factor: MASSQDAWYLSLLGLAENFRTSSPPNIKSCIQCLQAVFNFKPPPRVEARTHLQLGNILLTHTKNIDLARSHLEQAWRLSQNINTFDDVKFEAASVVAELYEQQHQSNLSKPILRKAIELSQHNVYWHCRLIFQLAQIHASEKDFVAASSLLAVGVDYSHISNASYTRVLFLLSRCMLLLIDKKFTEVHPLLNSAGHHVENWQGSPHQKEYLKVYFLVLQVCHYLMAGQVKSVKPCLKQLQQSIQTIMSPSWPPDEIVTGSNIGDMFIWMPKDHLYVLVYLVTVMHSMQAGYMDKAQKYTDKALTQIEKLKIVDNKPILSVFQLMLLEHIVMCRLVMGNKSVALAEISQACQLCRRQPRLLQGHKPQLHALLGLYAMSMNCMEAAEAQFTAALRTSQERELWTFANLNLAIVYLRTKRDADLGALLERINPESLPSHSHSLRAAAYYVQGLQAFFGARYNEAKRYLRETLKMANSEDLNRLTSCSLVLLGHIFLSLGNSRESMNMVTPAMQLASKIPDVHVQLWATAILKDLYRICGDPNRESEAYQMHCTFSQTLLKDHFQSTQMGEHNLIQWTDGPVPALPSNPPPSTSQAIL; encoded by the exons ATGGCGTCTTCACAGGACGCTTGGTATCTGTCGTTGTTAGGACTAGCAGAAAACTTTCGAACCTCGAGTCCACCGAATATCAAGTCATGCATACAGTGTTTACAAGcggttttcaattttaaaccGCCTCCAAGAGTTGAAGCACGCACCCATCTTCAACTTGGTAACATCCTTCTTACGCATACCAAAAACATCGATTTGGCGCGGTCTCATTTAGAACAAGCG TGGCGATTGAGCCAGAATATAAACACTTTTGATGACGTTAAATTTGAAGCAGCAAGTGTGGTTGCAGAACTATATGAGCAACAGCACCAATCAAATCTAAGTAAACCTATATTACGGAAGGCTATAGAACTTTCTCAACACAATGTGTATTGGCATTGCAGACTTATTTTTCAACTTGCA CAAATACATGCATCAGAAAAAGATTTTGTCGCAGCTAGTAGTCTACTTGCAGTAGGTGTTGATTATTCTCATATCAGCAATGCAAGTTATACGAGAGTTCTATTCTTATTGAGCCGATGTATGCTTTTATTAATAGACAAAAAGTTTACTGAGGTTCATCCACTTTTAAATTCAGCTGGACACCATGTTGAAAATTGGCAGGGTAGTCCACATCAAAAAGAGtatttaaaagtatattttttagtaCTTCAAGTTTGTCATTATTTAATGGCAGGACAA GTTAAGAGTGTGAAACCTTGTTTAAAGCAACTCCAACAAAGTATACAAACTATAATGTCTCCTAGCTGGCCACCAGATGAAATAGTTACGGGTTCTAATATTGGAGATATGTTTATATGGATGCCAAAGGACCATTTATATGTTTTGGTGTATTTAGTAACAGTTATGCATTCAATGCAAGCTGGTTATATGGACAAAGCTCAGAAATATACAGATAAAGCATTGACTCAAATTGAAAAGCTCAAAA TTGTTGACAACAAACCTATACTTTCTGTTTTTCAACTAATGTTGTTGGagcatatagtaatgtgcAGACTAGTAATGGGAAATAAAAGTGTAGCTCTTGCAGAAATTTCTCAAGCTTGTCAGCTTTGTAGAAGGCAGCCAAGGTTACTTCAAGGTCATAAGCCACAATTGCATGCTTTATTGGGACTATATGCAATGTCTATGAATTGTATGGAAGCTGCGGAAGCACAATTTACTGCTGCTTTAAGA ACATCGCAAGAAAGGGAATTGTGGACTTTCGCGAATTTGAATTTGGCAATAGTATATCTTAGGACAAAGAGGGATGCTGATTTAGGTGCTTTATTAGAACGAATAAATCCCGAGTCTTTACCATCTCATTCGCACTCTTTAAGGGCAGCAGCATATTATGTTCAAGGTCTTCAAGCGTTTTTTGGAGCGAGATACAACGAAGCAAA gaGATACCTCCGGGAAACTCTAAAAATGGCCAATTCTGAAGATTTAAACAGACTCACGTCATGTAGTCTTGTACTTCTTGGAcacatatttctttctttaggAAATAGTAGAGAGTCCATGAACATGGTTACTCCTGCGATGCAATTAGCTTCTAAAATACCTGATGTTCATGTACAATTATGGGCTACGGCCATACTTAAAG ATTTGTATAGAATTTGTGGAGATCCGAATCGCGAAAGCGAAGCATATCAAATGCATTGCACGTTTTCGCAAACACTCTTGAAAGATCACTTTCAAAGTACACAGATGGGCGAACATAATCTTATACAGTGGACTGATGGGCCTGTGCCTGCTTTGCCGAGTAATCCACCACCTTCAACGTCACAAGcaattctttaa
- the Ube4a gene encoding ubiquitination factor E4A codes for MCDNVNNNPFAGLFSTINDAVSFSSQSQAIINESNRVSYVEQLEDKNVDNITEIKNLQGSKDSRIDNQVNRLLGDILGITLYEIGANEHQNRRLVLVNVDSIERAVFDRLMLPDLESKLVPIDNSQQILNDPHTTEKQVIPYLFESYCRLQLYQNKPELSDVLCKINQTILQNASIVLQEPELFEEQEIYNQFIALCMDETGPKSEFILFVNGIVSEIQNDNGDNDMDAITVSFNPILDIIYKEAAQSNLVLFRQYWFTILNLFSSIEPLAKLVIDHSTPKSNQGRAYADTLLGALFSLSCLPKTIDEPFYFFEKPLQQTSVEGNIWTALDALNESLQKVFHLLLKCSTEVRHLTLQWIGNCLHSNANRGKIWNTQNDVSFDSLLCVSDGFMLNLGNVLLRLCQPFCIKQNDSKVPKIDPTYCAADVNDQDECINSNIHLKGMSSETCLIPMSEGGARPVAKTFGFTTECFFLTHRALDLGYRVVLDKLLRANQDLVRIQRIYQDAQNGGRSEVFDIITQRMEGEMTKYLSLRASLLVPEMLKLLAKFHATTAFWLVQVYLNDIKIGENEENYIPKECKEVKFPLPETVPDTLRCIPEFVVENTIRFLYLLRRINPNVFEEQGPSFLTPILTEIIVLMESQQRLYNPHLRARLAEGLEALLPTNDETMSPVTPNLGTFHREQLFITHPYRQYIVPNLLKVFVSIEMTGQSVQFEQKFNYRRPMYVVMEYLWKLPEHRNNFISLAEEAEANMEAAQPPLFLRFINLLMNDAVFLLDEALSSMAQLKQLIQARESGEWNKLPQHERDQQAHYLLHLGMIARFDNILGRKTIYTLKMLTTEIKSIFCHPTMVDRIASMLNYLLLQLVGPNKKNLKVNGQKEYAFHPANLVLNICEIYINLSQSESFTLAVSQDGRSYSPELFKLADNVLVRIGGVGILGDLDQFAKNVETAASHKKEEDEILIDAPDEFLDPIMSTLMTDPVVLPSSRITIDRQTIARHLLSDQTDPFNRSPLTMDMVKSNVELQHRVQEWIQQKKQEKTRNYH; via the exons ATGTGCGACAATGTGAATAACAATCCATTTGCTGGGTTGTTTTCAACTATCAACGATGCCGTGTCATTCTCCTCTCAAAGTCAGGCAATTATCAACGAAAGTAATAGAGTTAGTTATGTTGAGCAACttgaagataaaaatgttGACAATATTACGGAAATCAAAAATTTGCAAGGTTCCAAAGATTCTAGAATCGATAATCAGGTTAACCGCCTTCTTGGCGATATACTTggaataacattatacgaaaTAGGAGCAAATGAACACCAAAACCGAAGATTAGTTCTCGTTAATGTTGATTCGATCGAGCGAGCAGTTTTTGACCGATTAATGTTACCTGATCTTGAATCTAAATTAGTACCTATAGACAATTCTCAACAAATTCTTAACGATCCTCATACAACAGAAAAACAAGTAATACCTTATTTGTTTGAGAGTTATTGTCGATTGCAACTGTATCAAAACAAACCAGAATTATCTGATGTcctttgtaaaataaatcagACTATATTACAAAATGCAAGTATTGTGCTACAAGAGCCAGAATTGTTTGAAGAACAAGAG ATTTATAACCAGTTTATTGCGTTATGTATGGATGAAACTGGGCCCAAAtcagaatttatattatttgtcaATGGTATTGTGTCCGAGATACAAAATGATAATGGAGACAATGATATGGATGCAATAACTGTGTCTTTTAATCCTATTCttgatataatttacaaagaaGCAGCACAAAGTAATCTTGTCCTTTTTCGTCAATATTGGTTTACtatattaaatcttttttcCTCGATAGAACCCTTAGCTAAATTAGTAATTGATCATAGTACTCCTAAAAGCAATCAAGGCCGAGCATATGCAGATACATTATTAGGTGCACTTTTTAGCTTGAGCTGTTTACCAAAAACAATAGATGAgcccttttattttttcgagaAGCCATTGCAACAG ACTTCAGTTGAAGGAAATATTTGGACAGCCTTAGATGCATTAAACGAATCATTGCAAAAGGTTTTTCATTTACTGTTAAAGTGTTCGACAGAAGTTCGTCATTTAACTTTACAATGGATAGGCAATTGTCTTCATTCAAATGCAAATAGGGGAAAAATTTGGAATACCCAGAATGATGTGAGCTTCGACTCACTGTTATGTGTTTCTGACGGTTTTATGTTAAATTTAGGAAATGTGCTATTGCGTCTTTGTCAACCATTTTGCATTAAACAAAATGATTCTAAAGTGCCTAAAATTGATCCAACATATTGTGCTGCAGAT GTTAATGATCAGGATGAAtgtataaattcaaatatacatttaaaagGAATGTCCTCAGAAACTTGTTTGATACCAATGTCAGAAGGTGGTGCCAGACCAGTTGCAAAAACATTTGGTTTTACTACTGAATGCTTTTTCTTAACTCATAGAGCATTAGATCTTGGATACAGAGTAGTGTTAGACAAACTTTTAAG AGCAAACCAGGATTTGGTAAGAATACAGAGAATATATCAGGATGCACAGAATGGTGGTAGATCGGAAGTATTTGATATAATAACTCAACGCATGGAAGGAGAAATGAccaa GTATTTATCTTTAAGAGCAAGTCTTTTAGTACCAGAGATGTTAAAACTCTTAGCAAAATTTCATGCAACAACAGCATTTTGGTTAGtacaagtatatttaaatgatataaagattggagaaaatgaagaaaattacaTTCCAAAGGAATGTAAAGAGGTGAAGTTCCCTTTACCAGAAACTGTTCCAGATACTTTGAG ATGCATTCCTGAATTTGTGGTAGAAAATACTATtagatttttgtatttattacgaCGCATAAATCCAAATGTTTTTGAAGAACAAGGTCCATCCTTTCTAACGCCTATATTAACAGAG ATCATAGTATTAATGGAGTCTCAACAACGTTTATATAATCCTCATCTACGTGCACGTCTAGCAGAAGGCTTAGAGGCACTTTTACCTACAAATGATGAAACTATGAGCCCTGTAACACCAAACTTAGGGACATTCCATAGagaacaattatttatcaCACATCCATATAGACAATAT aTTGTTCCGAATTTACTTAAAGTATTCGTGAGTATTGAAATGACTGGACAAAGTGTACAATTTGAACAAAAGTTTAATTATCGGCGACCAATGTATGTTGTTATGGAGTACTTGTGGAAATTACCAGAACATCGTAATAATTTCAT TTCTTTAGCAGAAGAAGCAGAAGCCAATATGGAAGCAGCTCAGCCTCCATTATTTTTGCgttttataaatcttttaatGAATGATGCAGTTTTCTTACTAGATGAAGCACTTTCAAGTATGGCTCAATTGAAACAATTGATTCAAGCAAG GGAAAGTGGAGAATGGAACAAACTCCCACAACATGAACGTGATCAACAAGCCCATTATCTCTTACATCTTGGAATGATTGCACGATTTGACAATATATTAGGTAGAAAAACTATATACacattaaaaatgttaactaCAGAAATAAAATCCATCTTTTGTCATCCAACCATGGTGGATCGTATTGCCTCGATGCTTAATTATTTGTTGCTTCAGCTAGTTggtccaaataaaaaaaatttaaag GTTAATGGACAGAAAGAGTATGCGTTCCATCCAGCAAAtttagtattaaatatatgcgaaatttatataaatcttaGTCAGAGTGAATCTTTTACGCTTGCTGTTTCACAAGATGGTCGTTCATACAGTCCAGAACTGTTCAAACTGGCTGATAACGTTCTTG ttCGTATCGGTGGTGTGGGTATATTAGGCGATTTAGATCAATTTGCAAAAAATGTCGAGACAGCCGCAAGTCATAAGAAGGAGGAAgacgaaattttaatcgatgCTCCTGATGAATTTCTAGATCCAATTATGTCTACTTTAATGACAGATCCTGTTGTTCTTCCATCATCAAGGATAACTATAGATCGGCAAACCATTGCAAG GCACTTATTAAGCGATCAGACCGACCCGTTCAATAGATCTCCTCTTACTATGGATATGGTAAAATCAAATGTTGAACTTCAACATAGAGTACAAGAATGGATACAACAGAAGAAGCAAGAAAAGACGAGAAATTACCATTGA
- the LOC139992232 gene encoding uncharacterized protein isoform X1, translated as MEGHSYVSCIKINGIPILPPMITEDIKQEISNYKKSAINIEKKLNVLHIAKECNNSDIYIGKVTKESRDIKFKKRVHGSRENLISSEYKNINYNETNTVDRNNVPIEIFESSNDNLEKTLQSSKNLNMECKSENQVNLAPGTVSKSKSITANVDRDRCLNETASIESTSTETISDIWKPQVPKTLNIIPLTLNNTTCNGDRDCQESNFDNLGDTPKLVRQGSYVLDTPSPILLAHMQMELATSACAPCSEYVPTSYGNTNQQKEWNVTQAKIEWEYEPENKESVPIRNSNRKTNRKMCKSVSLQTQPESSFVMCPSTKSADCIQTMLAKECINRSDIQINHNEKYIVDNNNEKIERLQTWNKYNSSCTFNPVCKLGGSLEDLNEHNSIYATNNLMAKFSKNTDIDNPIPKLKSTIASDKLLTVYKKVQEMHKNQMAELVFRQHREQTLLQKEFEKQQLLLLTEIKKSFPKISVSLLSENILSPAFNDENNMQNVRTLKNNLEQKNEVEYSQDNKTNITSCPLNYIYPEVNYDNAPCSTRYSYTAQSSETEPSVNINNSLTRTNGRNTEMQSNDVNYKKRLLEEGETSKRSNVSRELFPLDSKTTHVPVLERTIYETKHIKAVNVINAYARGYLVRRMMRTERVIALKNTYKEALHCMLKLHVDAPLNRSEFNFLHRLQLQCDAASMNIVELFAQNPQKRTQVIAQDREIKKSRIERPSSARSYSFATQRTLARKKLKEMEEYQPTSFVRSCLSRSRCQTWTSDIKERLISSNILYESIKRSTSAGTVRKPWR; from the exons ATGGAAGGTCATTCATATGTATCATGTATCAAGATTAATGGAATTCCTATTTTACCACCAATG aTAACTGAAGATATTAAACAGGAAATATCCAATTATAAGAAAAGtgcaataaatatagaaaaaaagttGAATGTTTTACACATTGCTAAAGAATGTAATAATAGTGATATTTATATAGGAAAAGTTACAAAAGAATCAAgggatataaaatttaaaaaaagagttCATGGTTCAAGagagaatttaatttcttctgaatacaaaaatattaattataatgaaaCTAATACTGTGGATAGAAACAATGTTCcaatagaaatttttgaaagCTCTAATGACAATTTAGAAAAAACATTACAGTctagtaaaaatttaaacatggAATGTAAGTCTGAAAATCAGGTAAATTTGGCTCCTGGTACTGTTTCAAAATCAAAATCAATAACTGCTAACGTTGATAGAGATCGCTGCTTAAATGAAACAGCTTCAATAGAATCTACTAGTACAGAAACAATATCAGATATTTGGAAACCACAAGTGCctaaaacattaaatattattccatTAACACTGAATAACACTACATGTAACGGAGATAGAGATTGTCAAGAaagtaattttgataatttaggAGATACTCCTAAATTAGTACGTCAAGGTTCCTATGTGTTAGACACTCCAAGTCCAATATTATTAGCACACATGCAAATGGAACTTGCTACTTCAGCTTGTGCTCCATGTTCAGAATATGTTCCAACATCTTACGGGAATACGAACCAACAAAAAGAATGGAATGTTACACAAGCTAAAATTGAATGGGAGTACGAAcctgaaaataaagaatctgTTCCTATAAGAAACTCTAATCGTAAAACTAATCGTAAAATGTGCAAGTCCGTTTCTTTACAAACGCAACCGGAATCTTCTTTTGTAATGTGTCCATCGACAAAGTCTGCGGATTGTATTCAAACGATGTTAGCTAAAGAGTGTATTAATAGAAGTGATATACAAATTAATCATAATGAAAAGTATATTGTAGATAATAACAatgaaaagatagaaagattACAAACATGGAACAAGTATAATAGCTCTTGCACTTTTAATCCAGTATGTAAACTTGGTGGTTCCTTGGAAGATCTAAATGAGCACAATAGCATTTATGCAACTAATAATTTGATggcaaaattttcaaaaaatacagATATAGATAATCCAATCCCTAAATTGAAATCTACTATTGCATCTGATAAACTTCTAACAGTTTACAAAAAGGTACAAGAGATGCATAAGAATCAGATGGCTGAATTAGTGTTTCGTCAACACAGAGAACAAACATTACTACAAAAGGAATTTGAAAAACAACAGTTACTTTTATTGACTGAGATTAAAAAATCCTTTCCAAAAATTTCAGTTTCTTTGCTCTCTGAAAATATCTTGTCTCCTGCTTTTAATGATGAAAACAATATGCAAAATGTtagaacattaaaaaataatctagAACAAAAGAATGAAGTAGAATATTCACAAGATAATAAGACGAACATAACTTCCTGTccattgaattatatttatcctGAAGTAAATTATGATAATGCTCCTTGTTCTACTAGATATTCATATACAGCTCAATCATCAGAAACAGAACCCTCAGTCAACATTAATAATTCTCTGACAAGAACAAATGGAAGAAATACAGAGATGCAATCAAATGatgtaaattacaaaaaaagatTATTAGAGGAGGGTGAAACAAGTAAACGTTCAAACGTTAGTCGAGAATTATTTCCTTTAGATAGCAAAACTACTCATGTACCAGTCCTTGAGAGGACAATATATGAAACTAAACAT ATTAAAGCAGTAAATGTAATAAACGCATATGCAAGAGGGTATTTAGTACGTAGAATGATGCGAACCGAACGTGTGATCGCTTTAAAAAACACATACAAAGAAGCTTTACATTGCATGCTTAAACTTCATGTTGATGCACCTCTCAATCGTTCAGAATTTAACTTTTTACATCGGCTTCAATTACAg TGTGACGCAGCTTCTATGAATATAGTGGAGTTATTTGCCCAAAATCCCCAGAAAAGAACGCAAGTAATAGCGCAAGatcgtgaaattaaaaaatcccgTATAGAACGTCCATCATCTGCAAGATCATACTCGTTTGCAACTCAACGGACTTTAGCCAGGAAAAAACTGAAGGA GATGGAAGAATATCAACCAACTTCGTTTGTTCGTTCATGTTTGTCTAGATCTAGATGTCAAACTTGGACTTCAGATATTAAGGAAAGACTTATCTCTTCAAACATATTAT ATGAGAGTATTAAAAGAAGTACCAGCGCTGGGACTGTACGAAAACCTTGGCGGTAA
- the LOC139992291 gene encoding NADH-quinone oxidoreductase subunit B 2: MLRCIMLSPSFNQGLASLIRNNIALSGCPGTLVNQAKHMTTDAVEQKSGPSLPQKVKRKPYSPFQDTNNIAEYAVARLDDIINWGRKGSLWPLTFGLACCAVEMMHIAAPRYDMDRYGVVFRASPRQADVIIVAGTLTNKMAPALRRVYDQMPEPRWVISMGSCANGGGYYHYSYSVVRGCDRILPVDIYVPGCPPTAEALMYGVLQLQKKVKRMKHVQLWYRK, encoded by the exons ATGTTGCGCTGTATTATGTTATCGC ccTCTTTTAATCAGGGCTTAGCATCCCTGATACGCAATAACATTGCTTTATCAGGATGTCCTGGAACTTTAGTCAATCAAGCCAAACATATGACCACAGATGCAGTAGAGCAAAAAAGTGGACCTTCCTTGCCACAAAAAGTAAAAAGGAAGCCCTATAGTCCTTTTCAAGATACCAACAATATCGCTGAATATGCAGTGGCACGATTAGATGATATTATAAACTGGGGTCGCAAAGGATCACTATGGCCTCTTACATTTGGTCTAGCCTGTTGCGCAGTTGAAATGATGCATATTGCAGCTCCAAGATATGATATGGACAGATATGGAGTTGTATTTAGAGCCTCTCCAAGACAAGCTGATGTTATTATTGTTGCTGGTACTCTCACAAATAAGATGGCACCTGCATTGAGAAGAGTGTATGATCAAATGCCTGAACCCCGATGGGTCATTTCAATGGGAAGCTGTGCCAATGGTGGTGGTTATTACCATTATAGTTATTCTGTTGTCAGAGGATGTGATAGGATTTTGCCTGTGGACATATATGTGCCAG GATGTCCCCCAACAGCAGAAGCTTTAATGTATGGCGTCCTTCAATTGCAGAAGAAGGTGAAACGTATGAAACATGTACAGTTATGGTAcagaaaataa